One genomic region from Equus asinus isolate D_3611 breed Donkey chromosome 10, EquAss-T2T_v2, whole genome shotgun sequence encodes:
- the QRFP gene encoding orexigenic neuropeptide QRFP: MGSQGQECTAIKSPHSGKSSPGAYIKQGEPRRHSSWTRTQRSPVQSALVSSSPPWEQALSMMIGPYSLSYLLLLPLGTCFPRLDREGPVDARGGIGRKMSWADLAGGPQVHSLWGSSPWPRAPQSPALLVTAKELQAAGRERAGFRFRFGRQDDGSEATGFLPADGEKESGPLGTLAEELNGYSRKKGGFSFRFGRGWR, translated from the exons ATGGGATCCCAGGGTCAGGAATGCACAGCAATCAAGTCCCCACACAGCGGCAAGTCCTCCCCAGGGGCCTATATAAAGCAGGGAGAACCCAGGAGGCACAGTTCCTGGACAAGAACCCAGAGGAGCCCTGTCCAGTCGGCCCTGGTGTCCAGCAGCCCTCCTTGGGAGCAGGCCCTCAGCATG ATGATAGGCCCATACTCCCTGTCCTACCTCCTCCTCCTGCCGCTGGGCACCTGCTTTCCTCGACTGGACAGAGAAGGGCCTGTGGACGCCAGGGGTGGCATCGGGCGCAAAATGAGCTGGGCTGACCTGGCCGGAGGACCCCAAGTCCACTCCCTGTGGGGCTCCTCTCCATGGCCGAGAGCTCCACAGTCACCTGCCCTGCTCGTCACGGCCAAGGAGCTGCAGGCGGCAGGCAGGGAGCGCGCTGGCTTCAGGTTCCGGTTCGGGAGGCAGGACGACGGCAGTGAGGCCACTGGCTTCCTCCCGGCTGATGGCGAGAAGGAGAGTGGCCCCTTAGGGACCCTGGCTGAGGAGCTCAATGGCTACAGCAGGAAGAAAGGCGGCTTCAGCTTCCGCTTCGGCAGGGGCTGGCGGTGA